The sequence GAGGAGGACTTGGTGTCCATTATCTAGAAGTTCGCGTGCGATAGCCCGTCCAACATTGCCCGCTCCGGCGATGGCAACTCTCATGATGCTACCTCAGGGGAGTGTGCGAGGGCGGCTTCGACAATTGCAACATCTTTTTCGTAGACCATCACATGGACCAGATCTCCATCTTGTAAAACTGTGTGCTCGTCAGGAATCAAACCTTCGCCGAGGCGCGTAATGAATGCGACGCGTGCAGGAGTGATATTTTCAATGCGAGAAACCGGATTTCCATACCAGGTCGCATCAACATGCATTTCGCACAGTTGAATGGTTCCGCTGGCATCGCGCCACTCCGACCGCGATCCCTCTGGAAGCAACCGGCGAAGGATCTGATCAGATGTCCAAAGGACGGTGGCAACTGTAGGGATGCCAAGCCGTTGATAAATCTCAGCGCGGCCAGGATCATAAATACGTGCGACTACATTTTCGACCCCGTAAGTCTCGCGTGCGACACGAGCCGCCAAGATATTTGAATTATCGCCATTGCTGACCGCGGCGAAAGCATCTGCTTTTTCGATGCCGGCTTCTAGAAGGGTGTCGCGGTCGAAGCCGATTCCGGTAATCGTGAGCCCGTTGAAATTGGCGCCGAGGCGCCGGAAGGCTTCACGGGACTGATCGACGATTGCGACGGAATGACCCATTGCCTCGAGTTCGGTCGCAAGTGATGAACCGACGCGACCGCATCCCATGATTACGACGTGCACGGGGAAAACCTACACCTACGAAGGGCAATAGGCTTGCCACCTATGAAGAGTCCACGTCCCCAATTCCACGTCGGCGAACATCTGACTGTATCTATTGAAAAAGTCGCCCACGGAGGGCATTTTATTGCCCGACATGAGGGTCAAGTCTTTTTCG comes from Candidatus Paceibacterota bacterium and encodes:
- a CDS encoding TrkA family potassium uptake protein, whose protein sequence is MHVVIMGCGRVGSSLATELEAMGHSVAIVDQSREAFRRLGANFNGLTITGIGFDRDTLLEAGIEKADAFAAVSNGDNSNILAARVARETYGVENVVARIYDPGRAEIYQRLGIPTVATVLWTSDQILRRLLPEGSRSEWRDASGTIQLCEMHVDATWYGNPVSRIENITPARVAFITRLGEGLIPDEHTVLQDGDLVHVMVYEKDVAIVEAALAHSPEVAS